One segment of Nostoc flagelliforme CCNUN1 DNA contains the following:
- a CDS encoding ferredoxin--nitrite reductase → MTDTATTTTSLNKFEKFKAQKDGLAIRDEIEKFAALGWEAMDETDRDHRLKWVGVFFRPVTPGKFMMRLRMPNGILNSSQMRVLAQVVQRYGDDGCADITTRQNIQLRGIRIEDLPDIFNRFHAVGLTSIQSGMDNVRNITGDPVAGLDADELYDTRELVQQIQDMLTNKGEGNPEFSNLPRKFNIAIAGGRDNSVHAEINDLAFVPAFKEGSGEWGLVLSEAEVVGNDEQSPTACSLLPISQKVFGFNIIVGGFFSAKRCEPAIPLNAWVLPEDVVAVCRAVLEVFRDHGPRANRQKSRLMWLIDEWGVEKFRAEVESRLGKSLLPAAAKDEIDWEKRDHIGVYKQKQPGLNYAGLNIPVGRLYAEDMFEIARLAEVYGSGEIRFTVEQNIVIPNISDSRLATFLTESLLERFSIDPGLLARSLVSCTGAQFCNFALIETKNRALEMIKALEQDLTFTNPVRIHWTGCPNSCGQPQVADIGLMGTKTRKNGKTLEGVDIYMGGKVGKDAHLGACVTKGIPCEDLQPVLQDLLIKNFGAKLKQEALLVRN, encoded by the coding sequence ATGACAGACACAGCAACTACCACTACTAGCCTCAATAAGTTCGAGAAATTCAAGGCTCAAAAAGATGGACTCGCCATCAGGGATGAGATAGAGAAATTTGCCGCCTTGGGGTGGGAAGCAATGGACGAAACTGATCGCGATCATCGACTCAAATGGGTGGGTGTGTTTTTCCGCCCAGTCACCCCAGGTAAGTTTATGATGCGGTTACGGATGCCTAACGGTATTCTCAACAGCAGTCAGATGCGTGTTTTAGCCCAAGTAGTGCAACGTTACGGTGATGATGGTTGCGCTGATATTACAACGAGACAGAATATCCAATTACGGGGGATCAGAATTGAAGATTTACCAGATATCTTTAATAGATTTCACGCAGTTGGTTTAACCAGTATCCAGTCAGGGATGGATAATGTCCGCAACATCACAGGCGATCCGGTGGCGGGGTTGGATGCGGATGAGTTGTATGACACACGAGAGTTGGTACAGCAAATTCAAGATATGCTCACCAACAAAGGCGAAGGAAACCCAGAGTTTAGCAACTTACCACGGAAGTTTAATATTGCGATCGCAGGTGGAAGAGACAATTCAGTTCATGCTGAAATTAACGATTTAGCTTTTGTTCCAGCATTTAAAGAAGGAAGTGGGGAATGGGGACTTGTACTGAGCGAAGCCGAAGTAGTAGGGAATGATGAACAATCCCCTACTGCCTGCTCCCTACTCCCTATTTCCCAAAAAGTTTTTGGCTTCAACATCATTGTGGGTGGCTTTTTCTCAGCTAAACGTTGTGAGCCAGCGATTCCTCTAAATGCTTGGGTACTTCCCGAAGATGTAGTCGCTGTATGTAGAGCCGTTTTGGAAGTCTTTCGTGATCATGGCCCGCGTGCTAATCGGCAAAAATCGCGCCTAATGTGGCTAATTGATGAATGGGGTGTAGAAAAGTTTCGAGCAGAAGTAGAAAGTCGTTTGGGTAAATCATTATTACCCGCAGCAGCAAAAGACGAAATCGATTGGGAAAAACGCGACCATATCGGGGTATATAAACAAAAACAACCAGGATTAAATTACGCAGGTTTGAACATTCCCGTCGGGCGGCTGTATGCCGAAGATATGTTTGAAATTGCCCGTCTAGCGGAAGTTTACGGCAGTGGCGAAATCCGGTTTACAGTTGAGCAAAACATCGTTATCCCCAACATTTCTGACTCGCGTTTAGCAACATTTTTAACAGAGTCTTTGCTAGAAAGGTTTTCTATTGATCCAGGTTTGCTGGCGCGATCGCTAGTATCCTGCACAGGCGCACAATTTTGCAACTTTGCCCTCATCGAAACTAAAAACCGCGCCCTGGAAATGATTAAAGCCTTAGAACAAGATTTAACCTTCACCAATCCAGTCCGAATTCACTGGACAGGTTGCCCCAACTCATGCGGACAACCCCAAGTTGCAGACATCGGCTTGATGGGAACTAAAACTCGCAAAAATGGCAAAACCTTGGAAGGCGTTGACATATATATGGGCGGTAAAGTCGGCAAAGATGCCCATTTGGGAGCTTGCGTCACCAAAGGCATACCATGCGAAGACTTGCAGCCAGTATTGCAAGATTTACTGATCAAAAACTTCGGGGCGAAACTCAAGCAAGAAGCCTTACTAGTTAGGAACTGA
- a CDS encoding type II toxin-antitoxin system HicA family toxin — MSNISVLKPQEVVRILENLGFVEVRQKGSHKQFRHQDGRGTTVPFHKSRDISPRLLRQIANDIGLSVEEMLESQ; from the coding sequence ATGAGCAACATTTCTGTCCTGAAGCCACAAGAGGTCGTCCGCATTCTAGAAAACCTTGGTTTTGTGGAGGTGCGCCAGAAGGGTTCACACAAGCAGTTTCGTCACCAAGATGGTCGAGGAACAACAGTTCCGTTTCACAAAAGCCGTGATATTTCGCCGAGATTGCTACGCCAAATTGCGAATGATATTGGTTTGTCTGTTGAAGAAATGCTGGAGTCGCAGTGA
- a CDS encoding QcrA and Rieske domain-containing protein yields the protein MKRRDFINWVGLGGIASSLPVAMPAAGYAYAACSSQTTPVSRDWQTVGTSAELDNTGQLLAKNSPAGPVLLVGTSKAANLTAVNPTCTHAGCTVAWKAETKKFVCPCHDSEFGIDGKVQKGPATEALKTYAVKIEGNSVLVKPS from the coding sequence ATGAAACGTCGTGATTTTATTAATTGGGTAGGTTTGGGTGGGATAGCGAGTTCTCTACCTGTAGCGATGCCTGCGGCGGGCTACGCCTACGCAGCCTGTTCTTCTCAAACGACTCCAGTATCTAGGGATTGGCAAACAGTAGGCACTTCGGCAGAATTAGATAACACTGGTCAATTGCTGGCTAAAAACTCACCTGCTGGGCCTGTGTTGCTAGTCGGTACATCTAAGGCTGCGAATTTGACTGCTGTTAACCCTACCTGTACTCACGCAGGTTGCACCGTAGCATGGAAAGCTGAGACAAAAAAATTCGTCTGTCCTTGTCATGATTCGGAATTTGGCATTGACGGTAAAGTGCAAAAAGGCCCAGCCACAGAAGCCCTTAAAACTTATGCCGTCAAAATTGAGGGTAATTCAGTTCTAGTCAAGCCAAGTTAA
- a CDS encoding HEAT repeat domain-containing protein produces MVSNINQLLVQAQTAYDAADWSSLIQYLQQLILGTDSEHPEIVKNREYLLRLTLSILEMGDFQQRWEITKVLTRLGNIAIPPLIEILEDEDAEEELRWYAARTLGEFQHPEAIAPLIELLKTDEDEELKAIAATALAQMGSVAITSLTELLADEDTRLLAVRSLSCIPQTETITPLLSVVQDPQATIRTAAIEALSSFHDERVPPVLLNALDDIAATVRRAAILGLGFRPDLREALDLVKRLQPKLYDFNIDVCCAAAVSLSRMGCDEAAQQLFKLLISPHTPLPLQLETIRALSWLGTLSSLEYLQTTFNQITSETLWQEIVTVLGRVQKPQTTLAVEILLRILRSQHPAREIANIKSAIALSLGQLGEMQAIEPLISLLADSNASVRLHAIAALKNLNGEATYQQLQQLANNPELTPDLQQGIAIALAEW; encoded by the coding sequence ATCGTGAGTAATATCAACCAGCTTTTAGTGCAAGCCCAGACAGCATACGATGCAGCTGATTGGTCATCACTAATTCAATATTTACAACAATTAATTTTAGGGACAGATTCTGAGCATCCAGAGATAGTTAAAAATCGAGAATATCTACTGAGGTTAACACTTTCAATCTTAGAGATGGGCGATTTTCAGCAACGCTGGGAAATCACCAAGGTGTTGACTCGCTTGGGAAATATTGCCATCCCACCACTCATTGAGATATTAGAAGACGAAGATGCAGAGGAAGAATTACGCTGGTATGCAGCACGGACTTTAGGCGAATTTCAACACCCAGAAGCGATCGCACCCTTAATTGAATTGTTGAAAACCGATGAGGATGAAGAACTCAAAGCGATCGCAGCTACAGCACTAGCGCAAATGGGTAGTGTTGCGATTACTTCACTAACTGAACTTCTAGCAGATGAAGATACAAGGCTTTTAGCAGTGCGATCGCTTTCCTGCATTCCCCAAACAGAAACCATCACACCGCTATTGAGTGTAGTGCAAGATCCACAAGCAACAATCCGCACGGCTGCAATTGAAGCCCTCAGCAGCTTTCATGACGAACGTGTGCCACCAGTATTGTTAAACGCTTTGGATGATATAGCCGCCACAGTTAGGCGTGCAGCAATACTTGGTTTAGGTTTTCGCCCCGACTTACGCGAAGCATTAGATTTGGTGAAGAGATTACAACCCAAGCTTTACGACTTTAATATTGATGTTTGTTGTGCAGCCGCAGTTTCCCTTTCTCGAATGGGTTGTGATGAAGCAGCCCAGCAATTATTTAAGCTGCTAATATCACCCCATACACCGCTACCACTGCAATTAGAAACCATCCGCGCTTTAAGTTGGCTGGGGACGTTATCTAGCTTGGAATATTTACAAACAACATTTAATCAAATCACTTCAGAGACACTTTGGCAAGAAATTGTTACAGTTTTGGGGCGAGTGCAAAAGCCGCAAACTACACTAGCCGTAGAAATATTATTGCGAATACTGCGATCGCAACATCCAGCCAGAGAGATTGCCAATATCAAAAGTGCGATCGCTTTATCTTTAGGACAGTTAGGCGAAATGCAAGCTATTGAACCATTGATTTCGCTGCTAGCTGATTCTAATGCATCGGTGAGACTACATGCGATCGCGGCACTGAAAAACTTGAATGGGGAAGCCACATATCAACAATTGCAACAGTTAGCAAATAACCCCGAACTCACACCAGATTTACAACAAGGAATAGCGATCGCTTTGGCGGAATGGTAA
- a CDS encoding type II toxin-antitoxin system HicB family antitoxin yields the protein MKTFTAIIERDSDTNLYVGYVPGFPGAHSQGETLDELQENLREVIEMLLEDEDATFETEFVGTQQIVVQ from the coding sequence ATGAAAACCTTTACTGCGATAATTGAGCGAGATTCTGATACTAATCTCTACGTTGGTTATGTGCCTGGATTTCCCGGAGCGCATTCTCAAGGAGAAACCTTAGATGAGTTACAGGAAAATCTACGCGAAGTGATTGAGATGCTTCTAGAAGATGAAGACGCGACATTTGAGACGGAATTTGTTGGTACACAGCAGATCGTGGTTCAGTAA
- a CDS encoding anthranilate phosphoribosyltransferase family protein, which translates to MSNIFRELLKKVGSGNHTGENLTRAEAATATKMMLLGEATPAQIGAFLIAHRIKRPTGEELAGMLDAYDELGPKLQPIVSRRPAITLGIPYDGRTRTAPISPVTALLLAAVGQPVVMHGGDRLPTKYGLPLIDIWQGLGVDWTVLPLAKTQQVFEQTGIGFIYLPQHFPLTNSIWEYRDQLGKRPPLATMELIWCPYAGDAHVIAGFVHPPTEGMFQIALGLRGVTKFTLVKGLEGSCDLPRDRTAIISLSSSVASQEVERLHLVPRDYGFTTKNVPLGTTEELVADIQKVLAGEPGELMQTALWNGGFYLWRSGICRDMPEGLAKAEELLTNGAVAAKLQELSQLVNSLSAAFVPV; encoded by the coding sequence ATGAGCAATATATTTAGGGAATTACTGAAAAAAGTAGGTAGCGGAAACCATACAGGCGAGAACTTAACTCGCGCTGAAGCAGCCACCGCCACTAAAATGATGCTGCTGGGTGAAGCTACACCAGCCCAAATCGGAGCGTTTTTGATTGCTCATCGAATCAAACGTCCTACGGGGGAAGAGTTAGCGGGAATGTTGGATGCTTATGATGAACTGGGGCCAAAACTGCAACCAATCGTCTCTCGGCGACCAGCGATCACTCTTGGTATACCTTATGATGGCAGAACACGCACAGCACCAATTAGTCCGGTAACAGCTTTACTACTCGCCGCAGTTGGACAACCAGTGGTAATGCACGGTGGCGATCGCCTTCCAACAAAGTACGGCTTACCTCTAATAGATATTTGGCAGGGTTTAGGAGTCGATTGGACTGTCCTACCACTAGCAAAAACCCAGCAAGTGTTTGAGCAAACGGGAATTGGCTTTATTTATTTACCCCAGCATTTTCCCTTAACTAACAGTATTTGGGAATACCGCGACCAACTTGGCAAACGTCCGCCATTGGCGACAATGGAGCTAATCTGGTGTCCTTATGCCGGAGATGCTCATGTAATCGCTGGGTTTGTGCATCCGCCGACAGAAGGGATGTTTCAGATAGCTTTGGGGCTGCGGGGAGTAACAAAATTTACATTAGTAAAAGGATTGGAAGGTAGTTGCGACTTACCGCGCGATCGCACTGCAATTATCAGCTTATCTTCATCCGTAGCATCTCAAGAGGTAGAACGATTGCACCTCGTACCGCGTGATTACGGCTTTACTACCAAGAATGTACCCCTTGGAACTACTGAAGAACTGGTGGCGGATATTCAGAAGGTTTTGGCAGGTGAACCAGGCGAACTAATGCAAACAGCCTTGTGGAATGGAGGTTTTTACCTATGGCGGAGTGGTATTTGTCGAGATATGCCAGAGGGTTTGGCTAAGGCAGAAGAATTATTAACTAATGGTGCAGTAGCAGCTAAACTCCAAGAACTCAGCCAGTTAGTAAATTCGCTCTCAGCAGCATTTGTACCAGTGTAA
- a CDS encoding NarK family nitrate/nitrite MFS transporter, with protein sequence MLKNLFSFSDRYRILHQTWFAFFLTFVCWFNFAPFATTIGKELSLAPEQIKTLGICNLALTIPARLIIGMLLDRFGPRITYSILLMFALVPCLATALAQDFNQLVISRLLMGIVGSGFVVGIRMVGEWFQPKEMGIAQGIYGGWGNFGAFGAEFALPILAVSTSFFAGGASNWRFAIAFTGIITAIYGVIYYNNVQDTPTGKVYKKPKKNGSLEVTSVKSFWALIVSNFGLIFALGLLAWRLEQKNIHFLTLTQMYLAWLLLAGLFAYQSYQAWQVNRELLTGKKTYAPSERFQFGQVALLEFTYITNFGSELAVVSMLPAFFEKTFALEHVVAAMIAATYPFLNLVSRPSGGLISDKFSSRKWTMTIISAGIGFSYLIAHFINGNWPIPLAIAVTMFAAYFAQAGCGATYSIVPLIKKEATGQIAGNVGAYGNFGGVVYLTIFSLTDAPTLFTTMGIAALICAFMCAFFLKEPKGSFAAAYEGELPETATKNSIFLTEE encoded by the coding sequence ATGCTTAAAAATTTATTTTCATTTAGCGATCGCTACCGCATCTTACATCAAACTTGGTTTGCTTTCTTTCTCACATTTGTCTGTTGGTTTAACTTTGCTCCCTTCGCTACAACCATTGGCAAAGAGCTAAGTTTAGCGCCTGAGCAAATAAAAACTTTGGGTATCTGTAACCTTGCTCTCACAATACCCGCACGGCTAATTATTGGGATGCTTCTGGATCGTTTTGGCCCCAGAATCACCTACTCAATCCTGCTAATGTTTGCGCTTGTTCCCTGTTTAGCGACAGCGCTAGCACAAGATTTTAATCAACTAGTCATCAGTCGTTTGCTGATGGGAATTGTCGGGTCTGGGTTTGTTGTGGGTATCCGCATGGTGGGGGAATGGTTCCAGCCCAAGGAGATGGGAATTGCTCAAGGCATTTATGGCGGTTGGGGTAACTTTGGGGCTTTTGGTGCAGAGTTTGCCTTACCGATACTTGCAGTTTCTACTAGCTTTTTCGCTGGTGGTGCTTCTAACTGGCGGTTTGCGATCGCATTTACAGGGATCATTACAGCCATCTACGGCGTTATTTATTACAACAACGTCCAAGACACACCCACTGGCAAAGTCTACAAGAAACCTAAGAAAAATGGTTCTCTAGAAGTCACGAGCGTTAAAAGCTTCTGGGCGCTGATTGTCTCGAATTTTGGTTTGATTTTCGCTCTAGGTTTATTAGCTTGGCGCTTGGAACAAAAGAACATTCACTTCCTAACTTTGACCCAAATGTATCTGGCTTGGTTGCTATTAGCAGGATTGTTTGCTTACCAAAGTTACCAAGCTTGGCAGGTAAACCGAGAACTTCTAACTGGTAAAAAAACTTACGCTCCATCTGAACGCTTTCAATTTGGTCAAGTAGCCTTACTCGAATTCACTTACATAACTAACTTTGGCAGCGAACTAGCAGTTGTTTCCATGCTCCCAGCATTCTTTGAAAAAACTTTTGCTTTAGAGCATGTTGTAGCCGCGATGATTGCTGCTACCTATCCATTCTTAAATTTGGTTTCTCGTCCTAGTGGTGGCTTAATTTCTGATAAATTTAGCTCCCGTAAATGGACAATGACAATTATCAGTGCTGGTATTGGATTTAGTTATTTGATTGCACATTTTATTAATGGTAACTGGCCAATTCCGCTAGCGATCGCAGTTACAATGTTTGCCGCCTACTTTGCCCAAGCTGGCTGCGGTGCAACTTACAGCATTGTACCCCTAATTAAAAAGGAAGCTACTGGACAGATTGCTGGAAATGTGGGAGCTTACGGTAATTTTGGCGGCGTAGTTTACCTGACAATTTTTAGCTTAACCGACGCTCCAACACTATTTACCACAATGGGTATAGCTGCTTTAATCTGTGCTTTCATGTGTGCCTTCTTCCTCAAAGAACCAAAAGGTTCCTTTGCAGCTGCTTATGAAGGTGAATTACCAGAAACAGCAACTAAAAACTCTATTTTCTTAACTGAAGAATAA
- a CDS encoding LysR family transcriptional regulator yields MRLEQLQAFLAIAQTGSFQQAARTSGVTQSTISRQIQALEADLGIELFHRTNHAKLTLGGECLLPRARKICQEWQTATEELADLIAGKQPELCIAAIHSLCGSYLPPVLQKFCHDYPDVQLRVTSLGSDRALKVLKDGLVDLAIVMNNRFLTTAREMVVEVLYDEPIEVLTAANHPLAQYELVPWSELIRYPQVVFKDGYGMQRLIQDRFERMEATLQAALEVNTLDAFRGVVRQGELIALLPQSALMEARLDPTLAIRSLASNNTSGLADSSSLTRRVVMVTTQDRLQIPPIKHFWQLVRENIPLQIDQQRSAS; encoded by the coding sequence ATGCGCCTAGAGCAGTTGCAAGCCTTTCTGGCGATCGCACAAACCGGCAGCTTTCAACAAGCAGCGCGAACATCTGGTGTTACCCAATCAACAATTAGTCGCCAAATCCAGGCATTGGAAGCAGATTTGGGTATAGAACTGTTTCACAGAACTAATCATGCAAAATTAACGCTGGGAGGTGAATGTTTACTACCCCGTGCCCGCAAAATTTGCCAAGAATGGCAGACAGCTACAGAAGAATTAGCTGATTTAATCGCCGGAAAGCAGCCAGAACTTTGCATTGCCGCGATTCACTCCCTCTGTGGATCTTACTTACCCCCAGTGTTACAAAAATTTTGCCATGATTATCCAGATGTGCAATTGCGGGTGACTTCATTGGGAAGCGATCGCGCCCTGAAAGTCCTCAAAGATGGATTGGTGGATTTAGCAATAGTGATGAATAATCGCTTCTTAACCACTGCTAGAGAAATGGTGGTAGAAGTACTTTATGATGAACCTATAGAAGTTCTAACCGCAGCCAATCATCCACTAGCCCAATATGAATTAGTCCCTTGGTCGGAGCTAATTCGTTATCCCCAAGTGGTTTTTAAAGATGGTTATGGGATGCAGCGTTTAATACAAGATAGATTTGAGCGAATGGAAGCTACACTCCAAGCAGCTTTAGAGGTAAATACCCTAGATGCCTTCCGAGGAGTGGTGCGCCAAGGAGAATTGATAGCTTTGCTACCTCAATCAGCATTAATGGAAGCTCGTCTTGACCCTACCCTAGCGATTCGTTCCTTAGCTAGCAATAATACTAGTGGTTTAGCAGATAGTTCCAGTTTGACTCGTCGGGTAGTTATGGTAACAACTCAAGATCGGCTTCAAATTCCCCCCATCAAACACTTTTGGCAACTCGTGCGGGAAAATATCCCATTACAAATTGACCAGCAGCGATCGGCTTCTTAA